Within Mycobacterium botniense, the genomic segment GGGCACACCAGAGGATCTGGTGGGATTGTGTCTGTTCCTGTTAAGTGATTCGGCATCGTGGATCACCGGCCAGATCTTCAATGTCGACGGCGGACAGATCATCCGCTCATGAGTGAACAGGTGAAGCTGGGCTACATCGGACTGGGCAACATGGGTGCACCGATGGCCCGCCGCCTGCTCGACTGGCCGGGCGGCTTGACGGTCTTCGACGTGCGATCCGACGCCATGGCACCTTTCGCCGACGCCGGCGCCACCGCGGCGACCACCGTCGCCGATGTTGCCGACGCCGACATCATCAGCGTGACTGTGCTCGACGACGCGCAGGTGCGCGAGGTGATCGCCGGTGAGAACGGGCTGGCGCACCACGCCACACCGGGCACCATCATCGCCGTCCACTCGACAATCAGCGATAGCACCGCGGTCGCATTGGCGAGGCAGCTGGAACCCGAGGGAATCCACGTCATCGACGCCCCGGTCAGTGGCGGCGCGGCAGCGGCCACCAAAGGGGAGCTGGCAACCATGGTCGGAGCCAGCAACGAGGTTTTCACCCGGATCCAGGAGCCGTTCTCCCGCTGGGCGTCGCTGGTGATCCACGCCGGTCCGCCGGGCGCGGGGACACGAATGAAGCTGGCACGCAACATGATCACTTTTATCTCGTATGCGGCTGCGTGTGAAGCGTCGATGCTCGCCGAGGCAAGCGGCCTGAACCTTCACGACCTCGCCAAGGTGGTGCGGCACACCGACGCGCTGACCGGGGGCGCGGGAGCAATCATGTTGCGTGACACCATGAAACCCCTTGAGCCAGAACACTTCCTCTACCAGCCTTTCCTGCATACTCGCGGGCTGGGGGAGAAAGATCTGAGCCTGGCGTTGGGGTTGGGCGAGGCGTTGTCGGTGCAATTGCCGCTGGCCCAAGTGGCACTCGAGCGGTTGGCGGACGGTCTGGGGGTACCCCACACCGCGACGGAGTCCCCGTAGACCGGAGAGGAGAAACGCGATGGACGAATTGCGCCGCAAAGGCTTGGAAAAGATGAACGAGGTCTACGCCTGGGACATGCCCGACATGCCGGGCGAGTACTTCGCCTTGACCGTCGAGCATCTTTTCGGCCGCATCTGGACCCGGCCCGGACTGTCGATGCGTGACCGCCGGATGGCGGTAATCGCGGTCCTGACGGCCCAGGGTCAGGAAGACCTGCTCGAGGTTCAGGTCAACGCCGTCCTGCACAACGAGGAATTGAGTCTCGATGAGCTGCGCGAACTCGCGGTGTTCATCACCCATTACGTCGGCTTCCCGCTGGGGTCGAGGCTCAACAGCGCCATCGAGCGAGTCGCGGCCAAACGCAAGAAGGCGGCCGAGAACGGCGTGCCGGCCGACAAGAAGTCCAATGTCGCCGAGGTCCTCGCCAAGGAGTCCGGCCAATCGGGCTAACCTGATGTCTCGTGCGTGTCCTGGTGATCGGGTCCGGTGCCCGCGAACATGCGCTGCTGTTGGCGCTCCGCAAAGACCCGCAGGTCGACGGACTTGTTATCGCTCCCGGTAACGCCGGCACCGCTCTGATCGCCGATCAGCACCAGGTCGACATCACCTCCGGTGATGAGGTTGCGGCGCTGGCCCGCCGCGTGAAGGCCGATATGGTGGTCATCGGCCCTGAGGTACCTTTGGTACTCGGCGTGGCCGATGCTGTACGCGCTGATGGCATCGTCTGTTTCGGGCCCACTAAAGAGGCG encodes:
- a CDS encoding NAD(P)-dependent oxidoreductase, coding for MSEQVKLGYIGLGNMGAPMARRLLDWPGGLTVFDVRSDAMAPFADAGATAATTVADVADADIISVTVLDDAQVREVIAGENGLAHHATPGTIIAVHSTISDSTAVALARQLEPEGIHVIDAPVSGGAAAATKGELATMVGASNEVFTRIQEPFSRWASLVIHAGPPGAGTRMKLARNMITFISYAAACEASMLAEASGLNLHDLAKVVRHTDALTGGAGAIMLRDTMKPLEPEHFLYQPFLHTRGLGEKDLSLALGLGEALSVQLPLAQVALERLADGLGVPHTATESP
- a CDS encoding carboxymuconolactone decarboxylase family protein, with protein sequence MDELRRKGLEKMNEVYAWDMPDMPGEYFALTVEHLFGRIWTRPGLSMRDRRMAVIAVLTAQGQEDLLEVQVNAVLHNEELSLDELRELAVFITHYVGFPLGSRLNSAIERVAAKRKKAAENGVPADKKSNVAEVLAKESGQSG